The proteins below are encoded in one region of Mycobacterium shinjukuense:
- a CDS encoding type II toxin-antitoxin system VapC family toxin, which yields MIFVDTNVFMYAVGRDHPLRTPAREFLEHSLEHKDRLVTSAEVAQELLHTYLPVGRISTLDSALTLARELAEIWPVEVADVVHARTLHNRHPGLGARDLLHLACCQRRGVTRIKTFDPALASAFGS from the coding sequence ATGATCTTCGTCGATACCAACGTCTTCATGTATGCGGTTGGTCGCGATCATCCACTGCGAACGCCCGCCCGTGAGTTCCTGGAGCACAGCCTGGAACACAAAGACCGCCTTGTCACGTCAGCCGAGGTCGCGCAGGAACTGCTGCACACGTATCTGCCCGTCGGCCGGATCTCGACGCTGGACTCGGCATTGACGTTGGCCCGGGAGCTGGCGGAAATCTGGCCCGTCGAGGTGGCCGACGTCGTCCACGCCCGCACACTGCACAACCGCCACCCCGGTCTCGGTGCGCGCGATCTGCTTCACCTGGCATGCTGCCAGCGTCGCGGTGTCACCCGGATCAAGACGTTCGACCCAGCACTGGCCAGCGCATTCGGATCCTGA